A genomic region of Lasioglossum baleicum chromosome 16, iyLasBale1, whole genome shotgun sequence contains the following coding sequences:
- the LOC143217094 gene encoding sorting nexin-14 isoform X2 has product MAFFTTDKVQDFYVCNIVIPGIVLTLIAFILIVFKSIIWVIVMGCLYMISTFYGLHILQYISMILVKCNAICGTLKPMYEDKEPCRVCNSNDCKRHKLLPHSTKVKVPKDFDHALEQVILREILSNWILLPAIDAIADPENINTLVMLATHQDTTMSNHVDTLNVQMLQCWMTNLVTPNFAYNHLKPSLDEILNDARLLYMFIQHVKETGPMNLLQFCLDIDDLSKRMLNPEISADAENSLYIDIQNMYSTYLDPDGPEYLHLPKEISMGIQQVLEKSSKKIEELRTSRPFYQAHQEAHALLESTCLTSFHHSYQLYALLCGCPTVSRTKQSSRASVVSGSANVSAKIGNHFQKIEGILRASTIDGMPYQDIYQGEEIDYPLRSYNEIKCPNNAFPRDLTTWRVSIPHTESGDTQPLHMISVHNVAEGKSWTVLRRDQDFYALRTRLIEFHGEKELSDSPLPSRKNPHSSHTLNSQRYEDFLDKLLSKPVLRSSELLYNFLTMPNLKPYFTNYSTPDIGIIYQNVAYKLRKEKGQNLDKFMTTFLASTNIKNDYTDVAIEFPSEMDDAKTEEKGHRDLSDGVFGDNLNLDADLRKTLPFPSAKRSHVKGTCFCVADAVDKLLNVPSVVTRAVWMFAFSTRTKVDPLVNILLYNALTRILNSGRAAAVINLLHTKAMGDKNRMKERFSQGNCENSCETAKKGLYGLLPYWLIGFYKPWTELMDSVVNSLQNAQLNKHIAYVLLDQIVISLFPELVL; this is encoded by the exons ATGGCATTTTTCACTACTGACAAAGTACAAGATTTTTATGTTTGTAATATAGTAATTCCAGGAATAGTACTTACGCTAATTGCATTTATTTTAATCGTATTTAAAAG TATTATTTGGGTAATCGTTATGGGTTGCTTGTACATGATAAGTACTTTTTACGGACTTCACATATTGCAATACATTAGTATGATACTGGTCAAGTGCAATGCTATCTGTGGTACCCTAAAACCAATGTACGAAGATAAAGAACCTTGTAGGGTTTGTAATAGCAACGACTGTAAGAGGCACAAGCTATTACCACACTCGACTAAAGTGAAAGTACCAAAGGACTTCGACCATGCTCTGGAACAA gtgATTCTCCGTGAAATTTTATCAAACTGGATTTTATTGCCTGCGATAGATGCAATCGCTGATCCAGAAAACATAAATACATTAGTAATGCTAGCAACACATCAGGACACAACAATGTCTAATCACGTAGATACATTGAATGTACAGATGTTGCAATGTTGGATGACCAATTTGGTTACGCCAAACTTTGCGTACAATCATCTAAAACCTTCGTTGGACGAAATCTTGAACGATGCTCGATTGTTATATATGTTTATACAACACGTGAAAGAAACTGGGCCTATGAATCTTTTACAATTTTGTTTAGATATCG ATGACCTGAGCAAAAGAATGTTAAATCCGGAGATAAGTGCAGACGCTGAAAATAGCTTATACATTGATATACAAAACATGTATTCAACGTATCTTGATCCTGATGGACCAGAATATTTACATTTACCAAAAGAAATATCAATGGGAATACAACAAG TTCTTGAGAAAAGttcaaagaaaatcgaagaaTTAAGAACGTCGCGACCATTTTACCAAGCGCATCAAGAGGCACACGCATTGTTAGAATCCACTTGCTTGACGTCGTTTCATCACAGTTATCAG CTTTATGCTTTGTTATGCGGATGCCCAACAGTGAGTCGCACTAAACAATCATCGCGTGCAAG TGTCGTCAGTGGATCTGCAAATGTATCAGCGAAAATTGGTAATCACTTTCAAAAGATCGAAGGAATTTTACGAGCATCGACAATCGATGGAATGCCTTATCAAGATATCTACCAAGGCGAAGAGATCGATTATCCGCTACGCTCGTACAATGAAATTAAATGTCCGAACAATGCTTTCCCGAGAGATTTAACAACATGGCGAGTTAGTATTCCGCACACCGAATCCGGAGACACTCAACCGCTTCACATGATATCCGTGCATAACGTAGCCGAAGGGAAGTCTTGGACGGTTTTACGTCGTGATCAAGACTTTTACGCTTTGCGCACACGATTAATCGAGTTCCACGGTGAAAAGGAGTTAAGCGACTCGCCGTTGCCGTCGCGAAAGAATCCTCATTCTTCTCATACGCTGAACAGCCAGCGGTACGAGGACTTCTTGGACAAATTACTTTCAAAACCAGTGCTCAGAAGTAGCGAGTTACTGTACAATTTTCTGACGATGCCGAATTTGAAACCGTACTTCACGAATTATAGCACGCCGGATATCGGGATAATATATCAGAATGTGGCGTACAAATTGCGGAAAGAAAAGGGTCAGAATCTCGACAAATTTATGACTACGTTTTTGGCGTCCACCAACATCAAGAACGATTATACCGATGTTGCAATTGAATTTCCGAGCGAGATGGACGATGCTAAAACAGAGGAAAAGGGCCACCGCGACCTCTCCGATGGAGTATTCGGCGACAATTTGAATTTAGACGCCGATTTACGAAAGACTTTACCCTTTCCTTCGGCGAAACGTTCTCACGTGAAGGGGACTTGTTTCTGTGTCGCAGACGCAG TGGACAAATTACTGAACGTACCTTCGGTGGTCACGCGAGCTGTTTGGATGTTCGCTTTCTCAACTCGTACAAAGGTAGATCCGCTCGTCAATATTTTGCTTTACAACGCCTTGACGAGAATATTGAACAGCGGCCGTGCAGCTGCCGTAATAAACTTGCTGCACACGAAAGCCATGGGTGATAAGAATCGTATGAAAGAAAGATTTTCTCAAGGAAACTGCGAGAACAGTTGCGAGACCGCGAAAAAAGGATTGTATGGTTTACTACCGTACTGGTTAATAGGATTCTACAAGCCGTGGACTGAACTAATGGATTCTGTCGTAAATTCTTTGCAAAATGCACAACTTAACAAACACATTGCGTATGTTCTTTTAGATCAAATTGTGATAAGCCTGTTTCCCGAACTTGTactttaa
- the LOC143217101 gene encoding uncharacterized protein KIAA2013 homolog: MRPGTMFDSREIGKRIRRLVDGNYSYRKILILIIICGGVLLYFGPPFAQWLFSSTGESIQAFEDYCMNERLAPFRSEADDYNVNILHKPPRENEHQYLPYIGNGIFGVPIVSEAWTYIKQGRALSLPIQWQPLITHPLPSDNLHTEATVTDFINGVVYQYQCLRDKYYTEFQYYAHRVFDTIMVQDVKIVNPFSLLQNVPLKPQVSTHWSNARIELTKIQVDDFIHEYNLISGFVPLPNSNKIVAVSILYKVPPRMIQVKARSTVKLKYMTSIQYSEPVLMEDYHTQYEITKKKAIEAMKTVLKNQRNLKADHSNLWQSYWYTSLRISDSKADGAINGYKINSTVYYVLSQISKGTPDIEKSLAMNEGCYRGHHTLDAPRLWKDTSTIVGVNSVVEAWLITLEKQGCHHLMTGDPLAVQQAIVLSLGSLRFSNQHLEFNTDPQYLHRDYLFRRLSYGNVTHLNISVTVGEDNRAVLGVALDKSDSVYFGCDAGCLDAPVSLSQSYTNFPVKLTKPFTSILYITSDHQHMQDLRNALHVHAVDDAPAHDHVVMALHKHGHQLGGLPTLFWISISFLIIIFHLFLCKLIINEYYGHQDKQKVRYSKL; encoded by the exons ATGAGACCTGGAACGATGTTCGATAGCCGTGAAATTGGGAAACGAATACGTCGCTTAGTCGACGGGAATTATTCGTACCGCAAGATTCTAATTCTCATTATCATTTGCGGCGGTGTACTACTTTATTTTGGTCCACCTTTTGCACAGTGGTTGTTCTCTTCGACGGGAGAATCGATACAAG CATTCGAAGATTATTGTATGAACGAAAGACTGGCTCCGTTTAGGTCTGAAGCTGACGACTATAATGTGAACATACTACATAAACCGCCAAGGGAAAATGAGCATCAATATTTGccatatattggcaatggaattTTTGGAGTACCTATTGTATCCGAAGCTTGGACATATATTAAGCAAGGACGAGCATTGTCATTACCGATACAATGGCAACCGTTAATCACGCATCCTTTGCCCAGTGACAATCTTCATACAGAAGCTACCGTTACCGATTTTATAAATGGAGTTGTTTATCAGTATCAGTGTCTCAGGGACAAGTACTACACAGAATTTCAATATTATGCTCACAGAGTATTTGACACAATAATGGTTCAAGATGTGAAAATTGTAAATCCGTTTTCACTCTTGCAAAACGTACCATTGAAGCCTCAAGTATCTACACACTGGAGCAACGCTCGAATAGAATTAACCAA AATTCAAGTAGACGATTTTATACACGAGTATAACTTAATTTCTGGTTTTGTTCCACTGCCTAATTCAAATAAGATCGTCGCTGTTTCGATACTTTACAAAGTTCCACCGAGAATGATACAAGTTAAAGCAAGAAGTACTGTAAAATTAAAGTACATGACGAGTATACAGTACAGCGAACCTGTATTGATGGAGGACTACCATACTCAGTAcgaaataacaaaaaaaaaagctaTAGAG GCAATGAAGACAGTACTAAAAAATCAACGAAATTTGAAAGCCGATCATAGTAACCTTTGGCAAAGTTATTGGTACACGAGTCTCAGAATAAGTGATTCTAAAGCCGACGGTGCTATTAACGGTTACAAAATAAATTCCACCGTTTATTATGTGCTATCTCAAATTTCAAAGGGCACGCCGGACATAGAGAAAAGTCTGGCCATGAATGAAGGTTGTTATCGCGGACATCATACTTT AGATGCACCACGATTATGGAAAGACACCTCCACCATTGTTGGTGTGAATAGTGTCGTGGAAGCATGGTTAATTACTCTAGAGAAACAAGGATGCCATCATTTAATGACCGGCGACCCATTGGCAGTACAGCAAGCAATTGTTTTGAGCCTTGGCAGTCTACGATTTAGCAATCAGCATCTTGAATTTAATACTGATCCACAGTATCTCCATCGAGATTATTTATTCAG GAGGCTCAGTTACGGTAATGTAACTCATTTAAATATATCGGTGACAGTCGGAGAAGATAATCGTGCAGTTTTAGGAGTGGCTTTGGACAAAAGCGACAGCGTATATTTCGGCTGCGATGCAGGCTGTTTGGACGCGCCTGTCTCTCTAAGTCAATCTTATACAAACTTTCCTGTAAAATTAACAAAGCCGTTTACATCCATATTATACATAACGTCTGATCATCAACACATGCAAGACCTGCGGAATGCGTTGCATGTTCACGCGGTAGACGATG CTCCAGCACACGATCACGTTGTGATGGCTTTACATAAACATGGTCACCAGCTGGGCGGGCTGCCAACACTTTTTTGGATCAGTATAAGTTTccttataattatatttcactTGTTCCTTTGTAAACTTATTATCAATGAATATTATGGTCATCAAGATAAACAGAAAGTCAGATACAGTAAGCTGTGA
- the Reptor gene encoding repressed by TOR produces MGESGYTEIFPEIKSSPMDGIIKQEPNQEMGSSSASVPIPGGHRSSRGVYDQFSPSPLTIPSAWPNRPDLIESPFKMDSDQLDVSFKMEDDDIFQVDKADLIQGPTLAELNANDDTLLGDLNFDDLLLPEERIQPFKVDVNATQSIGPLFTDNNGGFAPSSFPQSGSTYRNICPAYINTHGFNLNINVGDNLETISPNTFPSPGTSNVAGSSTASSSTSPHPMNRPSGQSALHDLLMRRCENSFDNSPSGQIDIGCSTNNKPKVSRLSMSAPTRTMGFEQIWTRREPRPHLLSTSSLTGSGVIEAGSTSSLSTGEALSPDPCYRVDHLSHDEGYEDSDDDSDHYDDYSTDNDTGGSDGEDQSTGSRIGSGSVDSNRESKHSKKERYFWQYNVQAKGPKGQRLVARTRLEDPHILNEATDPVFSPHCALRGIKHSGKARKGDGNDLTPNPRKLYSIGRELDKLSRVINDMTPVSELPFTARPKTRKEKNKLASRACRLKKKAQHEANKIKLHGLEQEHKRLIYGISQAKQTLAAKLAESKPENQEELTRQMEKCCKLATKIRIANHSTEFVNRVLDKVRAGVPDGGIDDF; encoded by the exons ATGGGGGAATCTGGATATACAGAAATATTTCCAGAGATAAAATCCAGTCCGATGGATGGTATAATAAAGCAAGAACCCAATCAAGAGATGGGTTCGTCGTCGGCATCCGTACCGATACCAGGAGGTCATAGGAGCAGCAGAGGTGTATATGACCAGTTCTCTCCATCCCCGTTAACTATACCATCTGCTTGGCCTAATAGACCAGATCTTATAGAATCTCCATTTAAAATGGATTCTGATCAACTAGACGTATCATTTAAAATGGAAGACGATGATATATTTCAAGTCGATAAAGCAGACCTTATTCAAGGACCTACTCTCGCTGAACTAAATGCCAACGACGACACGCTTCTAGGCGACTTAAATTTCGACGATCTGCTGTTACCAGAAGAAAGAATTCAACCATTCAAAGTAGACGTCAATGCCACACAATCGATCGGTCCACTGTTCACTGACAACAACGGTGGCTTCGCACCAAGCAGTTTTCCGCAATCTGGATCGACGTATCGTAATATTTGTCCGGCATACATAAATACACACGGATTCAATCTGAATATAAACGTTGGCGATAATTTGGAAACGATTAGCCCTAATACATTTCCAAGTCCAGGAACCAGTAATGTTGCAG GTAGTTCAACAGCAAGTTCGTCTACGTCTCCGCATCCTATGAATAGGCCTAGCGGTCAATCAGCGCTTCACGACCTCTTAATGAGGCGATGCGAGAACTCTTTTGATAATTCCCCAAGCGGACAGATAGATATCGGTTGTTCAACCAACAACAAACCGAAAGTTTCCAGGCTGTCTATGTCCGCTCCAACTCGAACGATGGGATTTGAGCAAATTTGGACACGCAGAGAACCGCGTCCACATTTATTGAGCACTAGTAGTCTCACTGGTAGTGGTGTCATCGAGGCAGGTTCGACAAGTAGTTTGAGCACCGGGGAAGCACTCAGTCCAGATCCATGCTACCGTGTTGATCATCTTAGCCACGACGAAGGTTACGAAGATAGCGACGACGATAGCGATCACTATGATGATTACAGCACCGATAACG ATACAGGTGGCAGCGATGGGGAAGATCAAAGCACCGGGAGTAGAATAGGAAGCGGGAGCGTCGACTCGAATCGGGAGAGTAAACACAGTAAAAAGGAACGATACTTTTGGCAGTACAATGTACAGGCAAAGGGACCAAAAGGACAAAGACTTGTAGCAAGGACGCGACTGGAGGATCCACATATTCTGAACGAAGCCACCGATCCTGTTTTCAGTCCTCATTGCGCGCTTCGCGGAATTAAGCACAGTGGGAAAGCACGGAAAGGGGATGGAAATGATTTAACACCGAATCCCCGCAAATTGTACAGCATCGGTCGTGAATTAGATAAATTATCTCGTGTCATAAACGATATGACGCCAGTTTCGGAGTTACCATTCACAGCTAGACCGAAAACACGCAAAGAGAAAAATAAGCTTGCTTCCCGGGCGTGTCGTTTGAAGAAAAAAGCCCAACACGAGGCGAATAAAATCAAGTTACATGGTCTTGAACAAGAACACA AGCGACTGATTTACGGCATATCTCAGGCGAAGCAAACGCTTGCTGCGAAATTGGCGGAGTCCAAGCCTGAAAATCAAGAAGAATTAACACGTCAGATGGAAAAATGCTGTAAACTAGCTACCA AAATACGAATTGCAAATCATTCAACCGAGTTTGTCAACAGAGTATTGGATAAAGTTCGTGCTGGCGTTCCTGATGGCGGCAtcgatgatttttaa
- the LOC143217094 gene encoding sorting nexin-14 isoform X1: MAFFTTDKVQDFYVCNIVIPGIVLTLIAFILIVFKSIIWVIVMGCLYMISTFYGLHILQYISMILVKCNAICGTLKPMYEDKEPCRVCNSNDCKRHKLLPHSTKVKVPKDFDHALEQLLEDVLKKYVCAWYSDFSTNEAFVQQLRLATATATKNLVIRLLRTDVANVVFCQLIPLLLQHSQDWKVLSANSQKSYNALHFRDHVIKYLGHEIHPAAYSRKAELNYLRGLVIAILPHLLPAVHVSTNNKVILREILSNWILLPAIDAIADPENINTLVMLATHQDTTMSNHVDTLNVQMLQCWMTNLVTPNFAYNHLKPSLDEILNDARLLYMFIQHVKETGPMNLLQFCLDIDDLSKRMLNPEISADAENSLYIDIQNMYSTYLDPDGPEYLHLPKEISMGIQQVLEKSSKKIEELRTSRPFYQAHQEAHALLESTCLTSFHHSYQLYALLCGCPTVSRTKQSSRASVVSGSANVSAKIGNHFQKIEGILRASTIDGMPYQDIYQGEEIDYPLRSYNEIKCPNNAFPRDLTTWRVSIPHTESGDTQPLHMISVHNVAEGKSWTVLRRDQDFYALRTRLIEFHGEKELSDSPLPSRKNPHSSHTLNSQRYEDFLDKLLSKPVLRSSELLYNFLTMPNLKPYFTNYSTPDIGIIYQNVAYKLRKEKGQNLDKFMTTFLASTNIKNDYTDVAIEFPSEMDDAKTEEKGHRDLSDGVFGDNLNLDADLRKTLPFPSAKRSHVKGTCFCVADAVDKLLNVPSVVTRAVWMFAFSTRTKVDPLVNILLYNALTRILNSGRAAAVINLLHTKAMGDKNRMKERFSQGNCENSCETAKKGLYGLLPYWLIGFYKPWTELMDSVVNSLQNAQLNKHIAYVLLDQIVISLFPELVL; the protein is encoded by the exons ATGGCATTTTTCACTACTGACAAAGTACAAGATTTTTATGTTTGTAATATAGTAATTCCAGGAATAGTACTTACGCTAATTGCATTTATTTTAATCGTATTTAAAAG TATTATTTGGGTAATCGTTATGGGTTGCTTGTACATGATAAGTACTTTTTACGGACTTCACATATTGCAATACATTAGTATGATACTGGTCAAGTGCAATGCTATCTGTGGTACCCTAAAACCAATGTACGAAGATAAAGAACCTTGTAGGGTTTGTAATAGCAACGACTGTAAGAGGCACAAGCTATTACCACACTCGACTAAAGTGAAAGTACCAAAGGACTTCGACCATGCTCTGGAACAA CTTCTCGAAGATGTATTGAAAAAGTATGTTTGCGCATGGTATTCGGATTTCTCCACCAACGAAGCTTTTGTGCAGCAACTTCGTTTGGCTACAGCTACCGCAACGAAAAATCTAGTGATTCGTTTGTTGCGTACAGATGTAGCCAATGTCGTTTTCTGTCAACTAATACCATTGCTTCTGCAACACTCTCAAGATTGGAAAGTGTTGAGCGCGAATTCTCAAAAGTCGTACAACGCGTTGCATTTCCGTGACCATGTGATTAAATATCTGGGTCACGAAATTCATCCGGCGGCTTACTCGCGAAAAGCTGAACTAAATTATCTTAGAGGCTTGGTCATTGCAATTCTACCGCACTTACTTCCTGCTGTACACGTATCTACTAACAACAAG gtgATTCTCCGTGAAATTTTATCAAACTGGATTTTATTGCCTGCGATAGATGCAATCGCTGATCCAGAAAACATAAATACATTAGTAATGCTAGCAACACATCAGGACACAACAATGTCTAATCACGTAGATACATTGAATGTACAGATGTTGCAATGTTGGATGACCAATTTGGTTACGCCAAACTTTGCGTACAATCATCTAAAACCTTCGTTGGACGAAATCTTGAACGATGCTCGATTGTTATATATGTTTATACAACACGTGAAAGAAACTGGGCCTATGAATCTTTTACAATTTTGTTTAGATATCG ATGACCTGAGCAAAAGAATGTTAAATCCGGAGATAAGTGCAGACGCTGAAAATAGCTTATACATTGATATACAAAACATGTATTCAACGTATCTTGATCCTGATGGACCAGAATATTTACATTTACCAAAAGAAATATCAATGGGAATACAACAAG TTCTTGAGAAAAGttcaaagaaaatcgaagaaTTAAGAACGTCGCGACCATTTTACCAAGCGCATCAAGAGGCACACGCATTGTTAGAATCCACTTGCTTGACGTCGTTTCATCACAGTTATCAG CTTTATGCTTTGTTATGCGGATGCCCAACAGTGAGTCGCACTAAACAATCATCGCGTGCAAG TGTCGTCAGTGGATCTGCAAATGTATCAGCGAAAATTGGTAATCACTTTCAAAAGATCGAAGGAATTTTACGAGCATCGACAATCGATGGAATGCCTTATCAAGATATCTACCAAGGCGAAGAGATCGATTATCCGCTACGCTCGTACAATGAAATTAAATGTCCGAACAATGCTTTCCCGAGAGATTTAACAACATGGCGAGTTAGTATTCCGCACACCGAATCCGGAGACACTCAACCGCTTCACATGATATCCGTGCATAACGTAGCCGAAGGGAAGTCTTGGACGGTTTTACGTCGTGATCAAGACTTTTACGCTTTGCGCACACGATTAATCGAGTTCCACGGTGAAAAGGAGTTAAGCGACTCGCCGTTGCCGTCGCGAAAGAATCCTCATTCTTCTCATACGCTGAACAGCCAGCGGTACGAGGACTTCTTGGACAAATTACTTTCAAAACCAGTGCTCAGAAGTAGCGAGTTACTGTACAATTTTCTGACGATGCCGAATTTGAAACCGTACTTCACGAATTATAGCACGCCGGATATCGGGATAATATATCAGAATGTGGCGTACAAATTGCGGAAAGAAAAGGGTCAGAATCTCGACAAATTTATGACTACGTTTTTGGCGTCCACCAACATCAAGAACGATTATACCGATGTTGCAATTGAATTTCCGAGCGAGATGGACGATGCTAAAACAGAGGAAAAGGGCCACCGCGACCTCTCCGATGGAGTATTCGGCGACAATTTGAATTTAGACGCCGATTTACGAAAGACTTTACCCTTTCCTTCGGCGAAACGTTCTCACGTGAAGGGGACTTGTTTCTGTGTCGCAGACGCAG TGGACAAATTACTGAACGTACCTTCGGTGGTCACGCGAGCTGTTTGGATGTTCGCTTTCTCAACTCGTACAAAGGTAGATCCGCTCGTCAATATTTTGCTTTACAACGCCTTGACGAGAATATTGAACAGCGGCCGTGCAGCTGCCGTAATAAACTTGCTGCACACGAAAGCCATGGGTGATAAGAATCGTATGAAAGAAAGATTTTCTCAAGGAAACTGCGAGAACAGTTGCGAGACCGCGAAAAAAGGATTGTATGGTTTACTACCGTACTGGTTAATAGGATTCTACAAGCCGTGGACTGAACTAATGGATTCTGTCGTAAATTCTTTGCAAAATGCACAACTTAACAAACACATTGCGTATGTTCTTTTAGATCAAATTGTGATAAGCCTGTTTCCCGAACTTGTactttaa
- the Morgue gene encoding modifier of rpr and grim, ubiquitously expressed has product MAGDKVVDGSSYQSGEKALQINASNVNLNVEDEFIEYVPCPEFLFSTIACCFCNGYYGPCFGEPACPTCHAFLFPNDIGSLPVPIFSEKTDDEDSGNDEPTELYYNHERRASQQQQNSPQNPISNVSNVPNISNPNSHISPRIHSQNKNISAMQNYQRVSYNINTSSSKNAAGLSRNPLRFHDDHSNKMRDRANGNDETHSQNHNEKASTVNFQNAVEEELHNAASQAQELENYQQQYRWNYKVQDNVGESSRSYNLSERLVMLTNYRHIEHEPINEPGLVERLPPEVLLAIFSHLDDVSLWSAANVCRRWYGLLSTHITPQQWQQNVKLRWPLYKPIGSVKNWYKVYDFLASSAPCRTCLAQICLRSRQLRMEENSWRRKRLHSELKNLRVDPPEGIQATPLDQMYCQWQATITGPVGSPYEGGLFYLYLQVPRSYPLYPPIVRFLTKILHPNVSRHGDVGIDSIHHNWSLALTISKVLISVQSLLTDPYCQVCMEPELGEMYLNDRERFDEIARAWTWRYAMHDVVTPL; this is encoded by the exons ATGGCTGGGGACAAAGTGGTTGATGGTTCTTCGTACCAGAGCGGAGAAAAAGCCCTCCAAATTAATGCTTCCAATGTAAATTTAAATGTGGAAGACGAGTTCATTGAATACGTCCCTTGTCCTGAATTTCTTTTCTCG ACGATAGCTTGTTGTTTCTGTAATGGCTATTATGGGCCATGTTTTGGGGAACCAGCTTGTCCAACGTGTCACGCATTTCTATTCCCTAATGACATTGGTTCTCTACCGGTTCCCATCTTCAGTGAG AAAACAGACGATGAAGATTCAGGAAATGACGAGCCAACCGAACTATATTACAATCACGAGAGAAGAGCCAGTCAGCAACAACAGAATTCTCCGCAAAATCCAATCTCAAATGTATCAAACGTACCGAATATTTCTAATCCTAATTCTCATATATCTCCGCGCATTCACTcgcaaaacaaaaatatttcagctatgcaaaattatcaaagagtttcttataatataaatacaaGTAGTTCTAAGAATGCGGCGGGCTTGTCTAGGAATCCGCTTCGTTTCCATGATGATCATTCTAATAAGATGCGAGACAGGGCTAACGGGAACGACGAAACGCATTCGCAAAATCATAATGAAAAAGCTTCTACCGTAAATTTTCAAAACGCGGTAGAGGAAGAGCTGCACAACGCAGCGTCGCAAGCTCAAGAACTAGAAAATTATCAGCAACAGTATCGATGGAATTACAAAGTACAGGACAATGTGGGAGAATCGTCGCGATCGTACAACTTGTCCGAACGACTAGTGATGTTAACCAATTATAGACACATCGAGCACGAACCCATCAATGAACCAGGACTGGTGGAACGGCTACCGCCAGAGGTGTTGTTAGCTATTTTCTCGCATTTGGACGACGTTAGTCTTTGGTCGGCTGCAAACGTTTGTCGCAGATGGTACGGTTTGTTGTCGACGCATATAACACCGCAACAGTGGCAGCAGAATGTGAAATTACGATGGCCATTGTACAAACCCATCGGATCGGTGAAAAATTGGTATAAGGTATACGATTTCTTAGCTTCCTCGGCACCTTGCAGAACGTGTTTGGCGCAGATATGTTTGAGATCACGACAATTGAGAATGGAAGAGAACTCGTGGAGAAGGAAAAGATTACACAGTGAACTCAAGAATCTAAGAGTAGATCCTCCCGAAGGTATCCAAGCTACACCTTTGGATCAAATGTATTGTCAATGGCAGGCTACCATAACTGGACCTGTGGGAAGCCCGTATGAAGGAGGCTTGTTTTATCTTTATTTGCAAGTACCAAGAAG CTATCCTTTGTATCCACCGATTGTACGATTTCTTACGAAAATACTTCATCCGAATGTATCTAGGCATGGCGATGTTGGTATAGACTCAATTCATCATAACTGGTCTTTGGCATTGACGATATCGAAAGTTTTGATCAGTGTACAGAGTTTGCTTACAGACCCGTATTGTCAG GTTTGCATGGAACCAGAACTGGGTGAAATGTATTTGAACGATCGTGAAAGGTTTGACGAAATTGCCAGAGCATGGACATGGAGATATGCTATGCACGACGTTGTGACACCattataa